In a genomic window of Thermogemmata fonticola:
- the feoB gene encoding ferrous iron transport protein B, with protein MTTKAPTLTVALVGNPNTGKSTLFNALSGLRQRVGNYPGVTVELKKGTVRHGERVWELIDLPGTYSLAPRSPDEMVAVDLLLGRHSHEPAPDVIISLVDATNLERHLYLTTQLFDLGRPVVLAVNMIDMAAAQGLQIDYAALSQRLGVPVVPIQANKGVGLDELQRAVEAAAEKNQPPPPVPFPEPFEQEVAQLRPLVGEAVPPFLLRRALLDVGGSVESDLIARGGEAVRQQLHAARERLAAAQCPIPAIEARTRYAYIRSLLHGVVAAPPQRVRTWTDRIDQILTHRLWGTLIFLALMFLMFQSIFRWARPAMDLIDSGREAVSAALQNGMPEGPLRSLLVDGVIKGVGAVLIFLPQIVILFGFIAVLEDCGYMARAAFLMDRLMSRCGLSGKSFIPLLSSLACAVPGILATRVIENTRDRLATILIAPLMSCSARLPVYVLLIGAFLREGYPSWLPGVVLFAMYLVGFTVAPLVAWTLKRTLLRGDTPSFVLELPPYRRPHLGLIFRRMYDAGRAFVVRAGTIILAAMILVWALLYFPDADAQGRSYPQRIAEAEAAVEELQKQTSHEAAGPDSAGHPPQDAVTHQILTEPKRLMAEWKRQSWLGRMGLALEPVFRPLGWDWKLGMAVLASFPAREVVVGTLGLIYEVGDVDPGAIAEEGNEETEQTASLLHALRQEWASDPVRGRYPIAVALSLMVFFALCCQCASTLAVIRRETHSWFWPAFTFVYMTMLAYAAALLTFQVGAVLTDWLT; from the coding sequence ATGACTACCAAAGCACCTACGCTTACCGTTGCACTGGTCGGCAATCCGAATACGGGGAAATCGACCTTATTCAATGCTCTTTCTGGACTGCGCCAGCGTGTCGGTAACTATCCCGGTGTGACTGTCGAACTCAAAAAAGGGACGGTCCGGCACGGCGAACGTGTTTGGGAATTGATCGATCTTCCAGGGACCTACAGCCTGGCACCGCGCAGTCCGGACGAAATGGTGGCCGTGGATTTGCTACTGGGCCGGCATTCCCACGAACCCGCCCCGGACGTGATCATCTCGCTGGTGGATGCTACCAATCTGGAGCGACACCTGTATCTGACGACCCAATTGTTCGATTTGGGCCGGCCTGTTGTGCTCGCTGTGAACATGATCGACATGGCGGCAGCCCAAGGCTTGCAGATTGACTACGCCGCACTGAGCCAGCGTTTGGGTGTCCCCGTAGTGCCAATCCAAGCGAACAAAGGGGTCGGTCTGGACGAATTGCAACGGGCCGTGGAAGCCGCCGCAGAGAAGAACCAACCGCCCCCACCAGTCCCTTTTCCGGAACCTTTCGAGCAGGAAGTGGCTCAATTGCGACCCCTCGTGGGCGAAGCAGTACCCCCGTTCCTCCTTCGGAGAGCTTTGCTAGATGTTGGGGGAAGTGTCGAAAGCGACCTCATCGCCCGGGGCGGGGAGGCCGTCCGGCAACAGTTGCACGCTGCGCGGGAACGCTTGGCAGCAGCTCAGTGTCCTATCCCCGCTATCGAAGCACGCACACGTTACGCTTATATCCGCTCCCTATTGCACGGGGTGGTCGCTGCACCTCCTCAGCGAGTCCGCACTTGGACCGACCGCATCGATCAGATTCTGACCCACCGCCTCTGGGGTACCCTCATTTTCTTAGCTCTTATGTTCCTCATGTTCCAGTCGATCTTCCGCTGGGCTAGACCGGCGATGGACCTGATCGACTCTGGACGTGAGGCCGTCAGTGCCGCTCTGCAAAATGGGATGCCGGAAGGTCCGCTCCGCAGTTTGCTCGTGGATGGGGTAATCAAAGGTGTCGGGGCTGTGCTGATTTTCCTGCCGCAAATTGTAATCCTCTTTGGGTTCATCGCCGTCCTTGAGGATTGCGGCTACATGGCCCGCGCCGCCTTCCTGATGGACCGCTTGATGAGCCGATGCGGCTTGAGTGGTAAGTCATTTATCCCCCTGCTTTCCAGCTTAGCTTGTGCCGTACCAGGGATTCTCGCCACCCGTGTGATCGAGAATACCCGCGATCGTCTGGCCACCATCCTGATCGCCCCCCTGATGAGCTGCTCGGCCCGCCTGCCCGTTTACGTTTTGCTCATCGGAGCCTTCCTGCGGGAAGGTTATCCTTCCTGGCTTCCCGGCGTGGTTCTCTTTGCGATGTACCTGGTCGGTTTCACGGTAGCACCGCTGGTCGCTTGGACCCTCAAACGCACCCTGTTGCGTGGCGACACACCGAGTTTCGTCCTGGAATTGCCGCCATATCGCCGTCCTCACCTCGGCCTGATCTTCCGCCGGATGTACGACGCCGGTCGGGCTTTCGTGGTCCGTGCCGGAACGATTATCCTGGCCGCAATGATTCTGGTCTGGGCACTGCTTTATTTCCCGGACGCCGATGCTCAAGGCCGCTCCTATCCGCAACGGATTGCTGAAGCCGAAGCCGCCGTAGAGGAACTCCAGAAACAAACTTCCCACGAAGCAGCAGGTCCCGACTCCGCCGGCCACCCGCCGCAGGATGCCGTTACTCACCAGATTCTCACGGAACCCAAGCGTCTGATGGCCGAATGGAAACGCCAGAGCTGGCTGGGCCGCATGGGTCTGGCGTTGGAACCGGTCTTCCGCCCCTTGGGTTGGGATTGGAAACTCGGAATGGCCGTCCTGGCAAGCTTTCCCGCGCGCGAAGTGGTGGTCGGCACCTTAGGACTGATCTATGAAGTCGGGGATGTCGATCCGGGAGCAATCGCGGAGGAAGGTAATGAAGAGACGGAACAAACGGCCAGCCTGCTGCATGCCCTCCGGCAGGAATGGGCCAGTGATCCTGTGCGCGGGCGATACCCGATCGCCGTCGCCCTTTCTCTGATGGTCTTCTTCGCTCTCTGCTGTCAGTGTGCATCCACCCTCGCTGTCATCCGGAGAGAGACTCACAGTTGGTTCTGGCCGGCTTTCACCTTCGTATACATGACGATGTTGGCCTACGCTGCTGCGCTGCTCACATTCCAAGTGGGAGCTGTCTTGACCGATTGGTTGACGTGA
- the rfbD gene encoding dTDP-4-dehydrorhamnose reductase, with the protein MRAVVVGAGGQLGQEVCRHWPGEVIPLSKNQCDLSREESEILQALQLHQGEICINCAAYNFVDRAEWEVSAAFAVNAWGVQKLAAACQKLQMRLVHISTDYVFGLDHYTSPIGEEAAPGPVNIYGLSKLAGEYLARQVLGEQVLIIRTCGLYGHRGSGGKGRHFVETMLRLAQQKQTLRVVDDQICTPSYTADVAEALIRLVERRAGGIYHVVNSGSCSWYEFAQAIFRLTGLSPRLEAIRSADYGAAARRPHYSVLSTAKMQQLGLPPLRPWSEALAAYLTEIGYATANR; encoded by the coding sequence ATGCGTGCTGTGGTGGTAGGCGCTGGCGGTCAGTTAGGACAGGAAGTGTGCCGCCATTGGCCTGGCGAGGTGATCCCGCTCAGTAAAAACCAGTGCGATCTATCGCGTGAGGAATCGGAGATCCTGCAAGCCCTCCAACTCCATCAAGGCGAAATTTGCATCAATTGTGCGGCTTACAACTTCGTGGATCGAGCGGAATGGGAGGTATCCGCGGCTTTCGCTGTCAATGCCTGGGGCGTCCAAAAACTGGCCGCCGCCTGCCAGAAACTCCAGATGCGTTTGGTACATATCAGTACGGATTACGTCTTCGGCTTGGACCATTACACTAGTCCCATCGGCGAGGAGGCTGCTCCTGGACCCGTCAATATCTACGGACTGAGCAAACTAGCGGGGGAATATCTGGCCCGCCAAGTGCTGGGTGAGCAGGTTCTGATCATCCGCACCTGTGGCCTGTACGGCCACCGAGGTTCCGGAGGAAAAGGGCGGCATTTTGTTGAGACGATGTTGCGATTGGCTCAGCAAAAGCAAACCCTCCGGGTCGTAGACGATCAAATCTGCACCCCCAGTTATACTGCGGATGTTGCAGAGGCTCTCATCCGCTTGGTGGAGCGGCGTGCTGGCGGCATTTACCATGTGGTCAACAGCGGCTCCTGCTCTTGGTACGAGTTTGCCCAAGCGATCTTCCGGCTCACGGGTCTTTCCCCCCGCCTCGAGGCGATCCGTAGCGCGGATTACGGAGCCGCGGCGCGCCGCCCCCATTACAGCGTCCTGTCCACGGCGAAAATGCAGCAACTCGGTCTGCCCCCCCTACGCCCTTGGTCAGAGGCACTCGCCGCCTACTTGACAGAGATCGGTTATGCCACTGCGAACCGATAA
- a CDS encoding FeoA family protein, translating into MQPLSAFQRGEYARICQISGPPGVVQRLYEFGLLEGQIVEILGFAPLGDPMEIRVGQTRLSIRKAEAAGILAELCSNPQALTSS; encoded by the coding sequence ATGCAACCGTTGAGTGCTTTCCAGCGTGGCGAGTATGCCCGAATCTGCCAAATCAGCGGCCCGCCTGGCGTGGTCCAACGACTTTATGAATTTGGCTTACTCGAAGGTCAAATCGTAGAGATTCTAGGCTTCGCACCCCTGGGAGACCCCATGGAAATCCGCGTCGGTCAGACCCGCCTCAGTATCCGCAAGGCGGAGGCGGCAGGGATATTGGCGGAACTGTGTTCCAACCCGCAGGCCCTCACAAGCTCTTGA
- a CDS encoding FeoB-associated Cys-rich membrane protein has translation MDLSLPPLLGATPPALLPLTLDVQWLLVDLLVAGAALYVAWSLWRSWRGKAGCASRCHSCSATVEPPESPPSSTRFPLKQL, from the coding sequence ATGGACCTGTCCCTGCCTCCCCTACTCGGCGCGACCCCTCCGGCACTCCTTCCCCTAACGCTCGATGTCCAATGGCTTCTGGTCGATCTACTCGTGGCAGGTGCTGCCCTCTATGTAGCATGGAGCCTGTGGCGTTCCTGGCGGGGAAAAGCCGGCTGCGCCTCCCGCTGCCACTCTTGCTCGGCTACTGTGGAACCGCCAGAGTCTCCGCCATCCTCCACACGTTTTCCCCTGAAGCAGTTGTGA
- a CDS encoding FeoA family protein, translating to MRQDRNKLDFRVADRAVNLNAGAKLMVLPLDMLQAGEWGEVAEIAGQSPLLQRLAEMGLRTGCRIRMVQPGTPCLLDLGGCKLCLRADDCSHIYVRVVSPCNR from the coding sequence ATGAGACAGGATCGCAACAAGCTGGATTTCCGGGTGGCCGACCGGGCAGTCAACTTGAATGCGGGAGCCAAATTGATGGTGCTACCCTTGGACATGCTACAAGCCGGGGAATGGGGCGAGGTGGCCGAAATCGCGGGCCAATCCCCCTTGCTGCAACGCTTGGCCGAAATGGGCTTGCGGACGGGTTGCCGGATACGCATGGTCCAACCGGGTACGCCGTGTCTTCTGGACCTCGGTGGGTGCAAGCTGTGCCTACGGGCAGACGATTGTTCCCACATTTACGTACGGGTGGTTTCTCCATGCAACCGTTGA